ACGGAATGCATATTCTTCAGAGCACTCGAGGGACCTTGGATGCGCACCTTTTCAGGTTTGACGGTAATGGAGTCCACGGCAAACCCTTCTTCGGTTTTTCCCTCCGTCAATACAAGAATCTGAGCTTCCTTCTCCGACAACCGTTCCAGGGCGATTCCAATGGTATCGGGACTAATGCCGACCACCTCGACTCCGTGGGGCAACAGCAGCGAGTCGGGCACGATCTCGAAGAACACGTTCCCATCTCTGACGCCGGAAAGATCGATGGTCTTATGCAACGGTTCGGTCTGCAGGCGTCGAACCAGTCTCCTGGGACCGTTCACGCGCACATTGACGGCCCGTTCCACATCACCGGTGATCACCAGATTGGGCGGCAGGTTGATGAGTTCGATAGGTATGGAAAGTCCCACTTCCGCCCGCTCCTCTCCCACCACAAACATCCACAGGATGACCGCCAGGACGATGGACACGACTTTCAGGAGCGCGTTTTGAGTAAAAAATGCCTTGATCATCCTTTAACGGTCCTTCGTCTTTCGCTTTCGTCCCTCCCGGCCGGTGATGAGATCGCGGAGCGTGCCTTGCAATGCCGCGCGATCCATCCGGGGACTGATTTTGCCATCCACAACGATGGACACCTGCCCCTCCTCTTCGGAAATCAGAACCGCCACGGCGTCCGTTTCTTCCGTGATCCCCATGGCCGCGCGGTGCCGCGATCCGAAGTAACGGCTGACGCTCGGATTCGCCGTCAGCGGGAGAAAGCAGGCGGCGGAAGTGATTCTTCCATTTCGTATGATCACGGCGCCGTCATGCAAACGGGACTCCGTATTGAAAATGGACGAAAGGAGATCCCTGTGCACGGCGGCGTCGATCTGTACTCCGTTTTCGGCGTAATCCTTGAGACCGGTCGAGCGTTCGATGACGATCAGACCTCCCGCTTTCTTACTGGCCATCTGGATCGCGGCCCGGCTGATCTCCTCCACCAACTGGAGCTGTTCCTGCACGTCCCAGAAAAAGGTGCCTTTACCCACCTGCGTGAGTCCGCGACGGATCTCGGATTGAAACAGAATGAAAATGACAATAATGATGGAACTGAGGAAGCTGTTAAGAATCCATCGGAGTGTGAAGAAATCCAGTTTTTCGGAGAGAAAAAAAGCCAGAATCAGAAGTGCGAGACCGATCAGCATTTGGAGCGCACGCGTTCTTCGGATGAAAACGAGCACCCGATAGATCAGGAACGCAACCGCCAGAATGTCTACGACATCCTGCCATCGAAAAACCTTGATAAGCTCCAACATTATCCATGAAACCCGGCTTTAATGGCCTCTACCATGAGAACGGTTTCCTTGGCGGAAGCAACGTCGTGGACTCGCACGATTCGGGCGCCGTTGTAAACTCCGATCGCCACCGTGGCGTTTGTTCCGATTTCCCGATCGTCCACATCTCTGTTCAGTATTTTTCCGATAAACGACTTCCGGGAGGATCCCAGGAGCAACGGCCGCCCCAGCGGCAAAAACTCGCCCATACGCCTGATGATTTCCAGATTGTGGTTCACCGTTTTTCCAAATCCGATGCCGGGGTCCAGAACGATCCGGTCCTCGGGGATGCCTTGGCGACGGGCGAATTCCATTCGCTCGAGAAAGAACGCTCGTATGTCTCCGACCACGTCGTCGTAGTGAGGATGCACTTGCATGTTCTTAGGCTCGCCCCGCATGTGCATCAAGATCACCGGGACCTCCCGCTCCGCCGCCACGCGAGCCATTTCCGGATCGAAACGAAGGGCGCTGATGTCATTGACGATGGTCGCCCCTGCATCCAGGGCGGCTATAGCCACCGCGCTCTTATAGGTGTCCACGGAAATGGGGATATCCGCCTGCTGGAGGATCCCCTCAATAACGGGGATCACCCGCTCCAGTTCCTCCTCCAGAGACGCGGGATCTGAAAAGGGGCGCGTGGACTCGCCGCCGACGTCGATGATATCCGCCCCCTCCCGGACCATTCTCACGGCCTGTTCGAGGGCCGTATCGAGATGTTGGAACCTTCCTCCATCCGAGAACGAATCCGGTGTAACATTCAACACCCCCATGACGAGGGTGCGACCCTTTGGTTCCATTTGCATGGCCGTGAAACCGTTAAGATTGGAGGGTAGCGCCCTTGGAGGCATTTTCGCCCTTCGGGAAACCGCTTTCAGCACCGCTCCGGACTTTTTTCATCAGCGATTCCACTTCATCGCCGGTCAGGGTTTCCCTTTCGAGAAGAGCGTTGCTCAGGACCTTCAGCGTCTCGACGTTTTCCGAAAGCAGTTGCTTGGCTCCGTCATAGCATCCCAGAACGAACTTCTTGACTTCCTCATCAATCATCCGGGCTGTTTTCTCGCTGTAATCGCGGTGCTGAGCGATCTCACGTCCCAGAAAAATCTGCTCTTCCTTCTTACCGTACGTCAGCGGCCCCAGCGTGTCGCTCATGCCCCAATCGCAGACCATTCTCCGAGCAAGATCCGTAGCCCTCTCGAGATCGTTGCCGGCCCCGGTGGTGATCTTGTCCGTAAGCAGTTCTTCCGCCGCCCTTCCGCCCATGAGCACTTTCAGCATGGCCAGCAGATGGCTTTTGGGCAAGGTGTGACGCTCGTCCACGGGAAGTTGTTGCGTGAGTCCCAATGCGCGGCCGCGGGGAATAATGGTCACCTTGTGTATCGGATCGGCCTCGGGAACCAGTTTAGCCACCAACGTATGCCCCGCTTCGTGGACGGCGGTAATCTTCTTCTCTTCGTCGCTGATGATCATGCTTCTTCGTTCCGAACCCATCATGACCTTGTCTTTTGCCATCTCGAGGTCGCCGAGGGATATCTTGTCCTTGTTATGTCGAGCTGCAAGCAGGGCGGCTTCGTTCACCAGGTTCTCGAGAT
Above is a genomic segment from Deltaproteobacteria bacterium containing:
- a CDS encoding TIGR00159 family protein, giving the protein MLELIKVFRWQDVVDILAVAFLIYRVLVFIRRTRALQMLIGLALLILAFFLSEKLDFFTLRWILNSFLSSIIIVIFILFQSEIRRGLTQVGKGTFFWDVQEQLQLVEEISRAAIQMASKKAGGLIVIERSTGLKDYAENGVQIDAAVHRDLLSSIFNTESRLHDGAVIIRNGRITSAACFLPLTANPSVSRYFGSRHRAAMGITEETDAVAVLISEEEGQVSIVVDGKISPRMDRAALQGTLRDLITGREGRKRKTKDR
- the folP gene encoding dihydropteroate synthase translates to MQMEPKGRTLVMGVLNVTPDSFSDGGRFQHLDTALEQAVRMVREGADIIDVGGESTRPFSDPASLEEELERVIPVIEGILQQADIPISVDTYKSAVAIAALDAGATIVNDISALRFDPEMARVAAEREVPVILMHMRGEPKNMQVHPHYDDVVGDIRAFFLERMEFARRQGIPEDRIVLDPGIGFGKTVNHNLEIIRRMGEFLPLGRPLLLGSSRKSFIGKILNRDVDDREIGTNATVAIGVYNGARIVRVHDVASAKETVLMVEAIKAGFHG